The nucleotide window TCGAAACAACAGCTTCTCTGGGGCACTGCCACATGAGATCAGTTGCTTGCATCGCTTGAGGATACTTAAATCTAGTTACAATCAGTTGGAAGGTAACATCCCTCCAAGTTTATATTATTGTCAAAAGCTTGAAATCATATACCTCCAAAATAACAGGCTAAGCAGTTTTATACCTCTAGAGTTGGGATTCCTACCTAGCCTTCAAGAATTATATCTCCATGAAAATAAACTTACGGGTGGAATACCGTCATCTTTGGGCAATATTTCAACATTAAAAGTGTTGAGTTTGGGTGTAAATAAACTCACCGGTTCATTACCTTCTACTCTCCTCAACCTGTCTTCTCTAGTTAAagtctatatatatagtaaCAACATATCTGGAAGCCTACCTATGGATCTTTGCCACTATTGGCCTAGTATTCAGATCCTTTCTTTTGGGGGCCTTAACCTTGTTGGCCAAATTCCCTCAAGAATATATGAATGCACACAGCTTGTGGCCTTATCTGTGCCTTATAATATGCTTGTGGGAAATATTCCAGAAACAATTGGGCTTTTACAAAATCTTGAAGAGCTTTATCTGGGTGCTAATGGCCTAACTGGCACCATACCTCCTACCATTGGTAACATGTCGAGCTTGAAAGTCTTTGATTTGGGGCCTAATTACATTACAGGAAGTATTCCGAGGGAACTGGGGCGTCTTTCCAATCTAAACTTGTTTACTTTTTATGGAAATAGCCTAACAGATGCAATACCTCAAGAACTTTTCAACATGTCATCCTTGCAAACTTTCTCACTTCAACATAATTCCCTTTCTGGAACTTTTCCTCCATACAACAAGATTTTTCTTCCCAACCTTGAAAACCTCTATTATTCTAGTAATCAAATAACTGGAAACATCCCATCATATTTTACCAATTTTAGCAACCTTTATGATCTTGATGCTGCCAACAACTTACTCTATGGACCAATACCCACGAACCTTGGTAGCTTGAAACACCTGGAACTCCTTATATTGGGAGGAAACCATTTAACAGGAGAACCTGGAGTTAAAGAACTTAGATTCCTTTCCTCTTTATTTAATTCCACTTCTCTGACCCTTTTGGCTTTGGAAGACAATCCTCTAAATGGTGTCATACCCGATATCTTGGGAAATTACTCTTATTCCATCAGGCAAATATATGCACCAGGGTGCAAAATCCAGGGTCATATACCTAAGACAATTGGCTCTTTGAAAAATTTGACCACCATCGTCTTCATGAATAACAATATCAGTGGTAATTTACCATCCTCAATTGGGAAATTGGAGATGATGCAGAGATTGTATCTTGATAACAACAATATTGAAGAAGCCATTTCAGAGGAGCTTTGTCTTATGGTGAACCTGGGAGAACTGTCTTTATCAAATAACAAATTCTCAGGGTCTATCCCAAATTGTATAGGAAACCTCAGCCTCCTTCAAAGAGTTTACCTAGATTCCAATAGGCTGACATCGTCAGTCCCAGTGAATTTATGGAACCTGGAAGGCCTCTTGTTCTTGAATTTGTCATCCAATTCCATGGCCGGAGATTTACCTACAAGAATGGGAAAGCTTAATGTTCTTCAAATGGTTGATTTATCTTGGAACCAAATTAGGGGAAGTATTCCAAGCATCATTGGAACTTTTCAAAGCTTGAACTGGCTAGATTTGTCAAACAACATGTTTGTAGGACACATTCCACAAAGTTTCAGTGATCTGAAAGGGTTGGAATATTTGGATCTGTCATACAATAGATTGTCGGGCACAATACCAAAGTCTCTTGAAAAACTCAGGTATCTCAATTATCtgaatttctcatttaataaACTCTCTGGTGAGATTCCTTCTGGGGGACCGTTTGTCAACTTCACTGATCAATCATTTTTGGAGAATGGAGTACTTTGCGGCAGATCAAATTTTGGAGTCCCACCATGTAAGGCTCATAGCAAAAGGAAATCAAATATGGCTTTTCATTGGCTCAAATATATTCTTCCAGCAATTGCATCCACAACAATTCTCCTGGGTCTTATTCTACTGTGGAAAAAGTATCATAAACGGAAAGCATCATTGCCAAGTTCCGATGAAAAGTCACCATTAACAGAGCACAAAATGGTATCATATCAAGAACTCCGCCTTGCTACAAATGACTTCTGCGGAAGCAACTTAATTGGAGTGGGAAGTTTTGGCTCTGTGTACAAGGGATTGCTCTCTGATGGGACAATTGTTGCTATAAAGGTTCTAAATTTGCAAATGGAAGGGGCCTCCAAAAGTTTTGATGCAGAATGCAAGGTGTTGCGAACAATCCGGCATAGGAATCTTGTAAAGGTCATAACTACATGTTCTAGCCCTGAGGTCAGAGCTTTGGTGCTGCAGTACATGTCTAATGGCAGTCTTGAGAAGTGGTTATACTCTCACAACTACTGTCTCAGTATTCTGCAAAGAGTAAGCATGTTGATCGATATTGCATCTGCTTTGGAATATCTCCATCATGGTCAAGAAGAAACTGTGGTGCATTGTGATGTGAAGCCTGGCAATGTCCTTCTTGATGAAGACATGGTTGCACATGTTGCAGACTTCGGTCTTGCAAAAATTTTAGCAAAAAACAAAGACGCAACACAGACAAGAACCATCGGTACTGTGGGTTATGTAGCACCAGGTAACTCTAAATATTTCCTTTTGTTGATTGCTACATGATAAAACTAATTGTGGTTAGTTCATGGAGAATAATAACCATGGAAGTTTGTCTTATGTCTTTGTCTTAGATCGATGCATTGTAAGTAGATTAAACATCAGGTAAATATGATTTAAGAAAGATGAGAATGGTTTCCTTTATATTCTTAGATAATCTGTTACATAatgttcaaaaaaagaaaaaagaaaaaaagataatcTTCATTACAATAAAAAGCTATACCGTGCTTAATTATCTTGATGTTTTGCGCCTTGGCCCCCAGAATGTTTCATCAACCAGGATGCTAATTACCAGATTACAAGTGAAGTACTCATAGCATTTCTTTAAGGCTATCAAAATCTTAACATACATTTTGGAGTTCTGTAGAAACTTGTAGCATTTTACAGTTTATACTTGGTGGAGTACTGAATACTGATATTAAATTTTGTTTGTAATTGATGCTTGTAAACAGAGTATGGTTCTACAGGAAGAGTGTCCAGAAGTGGCGATGTTTATAGCTTCGGGATAATGTTGCTAGAAATAATGGCGAGAAAGAAACCAACTGATGAAATGTTTGCTGGAGAAGTGACTTTGAGGCAATGGGTAAATGTGTCTATCCCTGACAATGCTCTAGAAGTGGTGGATGCTGACTTATTGAGCATAGAAGAGGGAAGAGACATGTATGCCACAGAATCTATCCTTATGTCCATCCTGGAAATAGGCTTGAGGTGTTCCGAAGTAGCAGCAGAGGATAGAATGGACATTAAGGATGTGGTGcccaagctcaagaaaataaaactgGCACTACAAGAATGAGACAGAGGTGTTTAACATCCATCTTTTAGCCTTGGGCCCTTGGCTTTTTCTATTTGCATAGCGTTGTTATTTCTCAGTTTTCAGTTTGTCATTCGAGCATACACTTGATTGTTTTTCCTTGGCGATAACTTAGTAGCATCATTTAGAATTTCTATTTTGATTGCATGAACAATAAATTACTCTTGAAGATAATCTGTCCTTTGGGACTTTTGGTATTGTTCTCAACCCTGTTTCCTATCGTGGTGCAATAGGATTCGAGTGATTTTGGCAGATGTTTGGGTCCAAAATGAATATTTGGAGCAGCCCAAACCCACTTTTGTTCGACTAAAGCTAAATGAAACTAGAATTTCCGGATCAGAAGTGTTCTACGAGATATAGTGTTTGTCAGGCAATATTGTCCCCTTGTTAAACCGGGAAAGGGGTTTCCTTCGCCTTTTGAAGCAGGAGCACTTGCAAACAAAACAGAGCATCAACCTTTATATATAAATCGTTCTCGAAAAACTTGTTAAATCGCTGCCCACCAACTCATTCACGGAATGTAAGACCATAAAAAGTATATCCccaaaaagtctcaaaaatcaTTGACCAATATAAGGGTCATGCATATCTTATTATATTGAATGCGAtttttaatagttttttgttttttttgtttttttttgggttagatTCAGGTATAGtttacaattaaatatgatgatACATTTGACAAATTAATGTACATCAAAAGCAGcgctataaaaaataaaaaattagtatAGTAAAACAGGTTGAGGTTCATCTTGTCAAGTAGTTTACTGGTTTTACCAATATCCTTAAATAGACCTATAAATTGACCGGATTTTGATTCGGACCAGCTTTAGATCCGTTGCTATTGGACTGctttggattgaaaattttgatccgttgatacGTTAATCATCCGAATtcgttaacccgtttatttaacggatcaaatacggatttaggtggatccgatccgttaatgatgtcacgccccgatttttaaacaaaattaaaaatcaatatataatctcataattatacatgcgtgatggttcagccatcaatacaaaatacctggaaaactttttccttttaaagcaactacatactgatgccctgaacctacaatgtcaatatatactcgctaagcagagtcatatattacataagtttacaaattaaattgccacaacaaaataataagtaaatgctcctccgAGCTTACCACAAGTgaaagtcttaataacggtaaagtcacaaaattggtttcttaccgtaaagctgctagcacgctacctcagtttcagccacgattaccctgacctgcaagattaaacCCTACAcctttgaatagtgcaccgggttgccacacaacaaacccggtaagcttatgaaagcttgtatgagtaactcaaagcAAAActccacacaactcacaccaaaacgaggaaaaccgTTCAACTCGAGAAAGGGAACACATACCATGTTTCCCAAAAcaatattcttttcccaaaagaaaaccacaaaagtcacaccgtgacaaaatcatattaattgaaactctgacaattaaaatatgatacacaagtcctccctggacacttaaaagaaagaatctccgacactcccttttaaaacacgtactcatgagcatcaagtAGCTCCTCACTACTCCCCATGTTGTACAGTGACagcagactagagctctaactaatcgtatccactcacccggc belongs to Rosa chinensis cultivar Old Blush chromosome 4, RchiOBHm-V2, whole genome shotgun sequence and includes:
- the LOC112199000 gene encoding probable LRR receptor-like serine/threonine-protein kinase At3g47570; protein product: MENPKTLFLFGVLLLQYSCLLELAISSSNFTDQSALLAIQSKLTFDPSNTVLGGNWTTNTSFCNWIGVSCSIHRQRVTALNLSFMGLQGTIAPHVGNLSFLVLLDLRNNSFSGALPHEISCLHRLRILKSSYNQLEGNIPPSLYYCQKLEIIYLQNNRLSSFIPLELGFLPSLQELYLHENKLTGGIPSSLGNISTLKVLSLGVNKLTGSLPSTLLNLSSLVKVYIYSNNISGSLPMDLCHYWPSIQILSFGGLNLVGQIPSRIYECTQLVALSVPYNMLVGNIPETIGLLQNLEELYLGANGLTGTIPPTIGNMSSLKVFDLGPNYITGSIPRELGRLSNLNLFTFYGNSLTDAIPQELFNMSSLQTFSLQHNSLSGTFPPYNKIFLPNLENLYYSSNQITGNIPSYFTNFSNLYDLDAANNLLYGPIPTNLGSLKHLELLILGGNHLTGEPGVKELRFLSSLFNSTSLTLLALEDNPLNGVIPDILGNYSYSIRQIYAPGCKIQGHIPKTIGSLKNLTTIVFMNNNISGNLPSSIGKLEMMQRLYLDNNNIEEAISEELCLMVNLGELSLSNNKFSGSIPNCIGNLSLLQRVYLDSNRLTSSVPVNLWNLEGLLFLNLSSNSMAGDLPTRMGKLNVLQMVDLSWNQIRGSIPSIIGTFQSLNWLDLSNNMFVGHIPQSFSDLKGLEYLDLSYNRLSGTIPKSLEKLRYLNYLNFSFNKLSGEIPSGGPFVNFTDQSFLENGVLCGRSNFGVPPCKAHSKRKSNMAFHWLKYILPAIASTTILLGLILLWKKYHKRKASLPSSDEKSPLTEHKMVSYQELRLATNDFCGSNLIGVGSFGSVYKGLLSDGTIVAIKVLNLQMEGASKSFDAECKVLRTIRHRNLVKVITTCSSPEVRALVLQYMSNGSLEKWLYSHNYCLSILQRVSMLIDIASALEYLHHGQEETVVHCDVKPGNVLLDEDMVAHVADFGLAKILAKNKDATQTRTIGTVGYVAPEYGSTGRVSRSGDVYSFGIMLLEIMARKKPTDEMFAGEVTLRQWVNVSIPDNALEVVDADLLSIEEGRDMYATESILMSILEIGLRCSEVAAEDRMDIKDVVPKLKKIKLALQE